The following proteins are encoded in a genomic region of Takifugu rubripes chromosome 9, fTakRub1.2, whole genome shotgun sequence:
- the rabl2 gene encoding RAB, member of RAS oncogene family-like 2, translating into MACDVSSAPELDQNDYDADEQVKIICLGDSAVGKSKLMERFLMDKYRPHQLSTYALTLYKHTATVGNKTVAVDFWDTAGQERFQSMHPSYYHKAHACIMVFDVQRKITYKNLANWYKELREYRPEIPCCVVANKIDVDLKVTQRSFNFGKKQALPFYFVSAADGTNVVKMFREMIARAVDYKQNPSDFMDEVLQELENFDLEKKEENSETDEDGLKAESPELG; encoded by the exons ATGGCCTGCGATGTGAGCAGCGCCCCCGAACTGGATCAGAATGACTACGATGCAGATGAGCAAGTAAAGATCATCTGCCTTGGAGACAGCGCGGTGGGGAAATCAAA GCTGATGGAGAGGTTTCTCATGGACAAATA TCGTCCCCACCAGCTGTCCACCTACGCGTTGACCCTTTACAAACACACGGCCACAGTCGGAAACAAGACCGTGGCAGTCG ATTTCTGGGACACCGCTGGTCAGGAGCGATTTCAGAGCATGCATCCTTCGTACTACCACAAAGCCCATGCATGCATTATG GTGTTTGATGTTCAGAGGAAGATCACATATAAGAACCTGGCCAACTGGTACAAGGAGCTGAGAGAGTACAGACCCGAGATCCCCTGTTGTGTGGTTGCCAACAAAATTGATG TTGATTTGAAGGTGACACAGAGAAGCTTTAACTTTGGAAAAAAGCAGGCACTCCCGTTTTACTTTGTGTCAGCCGCTGATGGCACCAATGTTGTCAAG ATGTTCAGAGAGATGATCGCGAGAGCTGTGGACTACAAGCAAAATCCCAGCGACTTCATGGATGAAGTGTTGCAAGAATTAGAG AATTTTGacctggagaagaaagaagagaactCAGAAACTGATGAGGACGGACTGAAAGCAGAGAGTCCCGAGTTGGGCTGA
- the cimap1b gene encoding ciliary microtubule associated protein 1B has product MKSIENWVGTWRPHRPRGPIAALYSSPGPKYALPGLTGSSEHDPTKYKAPMFSMGMRHKLANPSCSPGPKYSMHPKITRKGHDGTPAFSIYKRRKDPRLVQTPGPGAYSPERADRLNFHSAPACSLSGRHKEINSKQTPSPASYTLPPVLGPNTVVTPAALAYSISGRNKSDSDLTKIPLKSPGLVYKVVDPSIYRPKAPQYSMTGRNFPPDDSTKKPGPGAHYPEKVTLSKPKAPSFTFGIRHSQYISSLVVDEFNKRSLTNERDKAATALEPKAAW; this is encoded by the exons ATGAAAAGCATTGAAAACTGGGTTGGAACCTGGAGGCCTCACAGGCCAAGAGGACCTATAGCTGCCCTCTACAGCAGCCCAGGACCCAAATATGCCCTACCAGGACTGACAG GATCTTCTGAACATGATCCAACTAAATACAAGGCACCAATGTTCAGCATGGGGATGCGTCATAAACTGGCCAATCCCAGCTGCTCCCCTGGACCAAAATACTCGATGCACCCCAAGATCACCAGAAAGGGTCATGATGGGACTCCTGCTTTTTCAATCTACAAGAGACGAAAGGATCCTAGATTGGTCCAGACTCCTGGACCCG GTGCATACTCTCCAGAGCGCGCGGACAGGTTAAATTTCCACTCAGCTCCAGCTTGTTCTTTGTCAGGGAGGCACAAAGAAATCAACAGCAAGCAAACTCCAA GTCCAGCCTCATACACCCTGCCCCCTGTACTTGGACCCAATACTGttgtcacacctgcagctcttgCCTACTCAATCTCTGGCCGCAATAAAAGTGACAGTGATCTGACCAAA ATTCCCCTCAAGAGTCCTGGACTTGTCTACAAAGTTGTGGACCCCTCAATTTACAGACCCAAAGCTCCCCAGTACAGCATGACAGGCCGCAACTTCCCACCCGATGACAGCACGAAGAAGCCAGGACCTGGTGCACACTATCCTGAAAAG GTGACCCTTTCAAAACCCAAAGCTCCAAGCTTCACTTTTGGAATACGTCATTCACAATACATCTCATCCCTTGTTGTGGATGAATTTAACAAACGATCTCTTACAAATGAACGAGACAAGGCTGCTACAGCCTTAGAACCAAAAGCTGCTTGGTGA